A section of the Prochlorococcus sp. MIT 1341 genome encodes:
- a CDS encoding glycosyltransferase family 2 protein: MNNQNISISVTVPLYKNDRRTLLCIASAITQGSIVSEIILSDDGSNQELGELAQKLDPRVRYFQNKPSLGMYKNYVNLYKLVNNRYFLWLGDDDYISPALNKSVLNSIDNHPDCVAWHGIPNYHSTNVGTLLSGKILTQNITKDPYKRVLDIFAQGKYGVSFYAVTDKNQVSIRPLEKLLDWPYEQYSFDYVWMVHLAIQGPLYQSPELLYFYDQSHWGGGGKEIESKTMDEKMRKFYRNINTTMNPLNVPLIYFCGVLISMYCYLDNNLDNYKNNFANKKDLAKSWRKIFAMLFTKYLYARLSKTHASIILSMTLYESLIFCSKTLDANYSSSNTAYSFVKNTLDEASKYEIVEELLNKKSLSYLSINWRYFPDGPLKFRSIQNLIKTTLTGKSNFAIWSK; encoded by the coding sequence ATGAACAATCAAAACATTTCAATTAGCGTAACAGTACCACTTTATAAAAATGATAGAAGAACACTTCTCTGCATAGCCAGTGCCATAACTCAGGGATCTATTGTCTCTGAAATAATTCTTTCAGATGATGGCTCTAATCAAGAGTTAGGAGAACTTGCTCAAAAATTAGACCCTAGAGTTCGTTATTTTCAGAACAAACCTTCTTTAGGAATGTATAAAAACTATGTCAATCTTTATAAGCTGGTTAATAATCGATATTTTCTTTGGCTGGGAGATGATGATTATATCTCTCCAGCTCTTAATAAATCTGTATTAAATTCAATAGATAACCACCCAGATTGTGTTGCATGGCATGGTATACCTAATTATCATTCAACCAATGTAGGCACTTTATTATCTGGTAAAATTCTGACACAAAATATAACTAAAGATCCCTACAAAAGAGTTCTTGATATTTTTGCTCAGGGTAAATATGGAGTGTCTTTTTATGCTGTAACCGATAAGAATCAAGTCAGCATAAGGCCTCTTGAAAAATTACTTGATTGGCCATATGAGCAATATAGTTTTGATTATGTTTGGATGGTTCATCTTGCTATCCAAGGGCCTTTATACCAATCTCCAGAACTTCTATATTTCTACGATCAATCACATTGGGGGGGGGGAGGCAAAGAAATAGAGAGCAAAACGATGGATGAAAAGATGAGGAAATTTTATCGCAACATCAATACAACAATGAATCCATTAAATGTGCCACTTATATATTTTTGTGGTGTATTGATATCAATGTATTGTTATCTAGATAATAATCTTGATAATTATAAAAATAATTTTGCAAACAAAAAGGACTTAGCAAAATCATGGCGGAAAATATTTGCAATGCTATTTACAAAATATCTATATGCAAGACTTTCTAAAACTCATGCTTCTATCATTTTATCAATGACATTATATGAATCATTAATTTTCTGCTCTAAAACATTAGATGCTAACTATAGTAGCTCCAACACAGCCTATTCCTTTGTTAAAAATACACTAGATGAAGCATCAAAATATGAAATAGTTGAAGAACTTTTAAACAAAAAAAGCCTCTCATACTTATCTATAAACTGGAGATATTTCCCAGATGGACCTTTGAAGTTTCGTTCTATTCAAAACTTAATTAAAACAACCCTCACAGGAAAATCAAATTTCGCAATCTGGTCTAAATAA
- the rfbA gene encoding glucose-1-phosphate thymidylyltransferase RfbA yields MKRKGIILAGGYGTRLYPITKAVCKQLLPVYDKPMVFYPLTTLMLTGIREVLVITTPQDLASFQNLLGDGSDLGMEINYQLQMSPDGLAQAFLIGEKFLNNSPVTLILGDNIFHGNDLVPQLIASRSKDVGATLFAYPVSDPERYGVVEFSQDGQVLNIEEKPKNPKSTYAVTGLYFYDHTVVERAKSVQPSSRGELEITDLNLQYLQDGLLHVELMGRGMAWLDTGTCDSLQEAAAYIRTLEHRQALKVGCPEEVAWRLGWITAEDLAELAHPLRKSGYGDYLLDLLEKPQPNIAMS; encoded by the coding sequence ATGAAGCGTAAGGGGATCATTCTTGCTGGCGGTTATGGCACCAGGCTATATCCGATTACCAAGGCAGTTTGTAAGCAGCTGTTACCTGTCTATGACAAGCCTATGGTGTTTTATCCATTAACAACCTTAATGCTTACAGGTATTCGAGAAGTTCTTGTCATTACAACTCCTCAGGATCTAGCGAGTTTTCAAAATTTGCTAGGTGATGGCAGTGACTTGGGTATGGAGATTAATTATCAGCTGCAAATGAGTCCAGATGGTTTGGCACAAGCATTTTTGATTGGTGAGAAATTTCTCAATAATTCTCCAGTCACATTAATACTCGGCGATAATATCTTTCATGGTAATGATTTAGTCCCTCAGTTGATTGCCAGTCGTTCTAAAGACGTAGGTGCGACATTATTTGCCTATCCAGTGAGTGACCCAGAAAGATATGGTGTTGTTGAGTTTTCTCAAGATGGTCAAGTCTTAAATATTGAGGAGAAACCAAAAAATCCTAAAAGTACTTATGCAGTTACAGGATTATACTTTTACGATCATACTGTTGTTGAACGCGCCAAATCTGTTCAACCTTCTTCTAGAGGAGAATTAGAAATAACCGATTTGAATCTTCAGTATTTACAAGATGGTTTGTTGCATGTTGAATTAATGGGTCGCGGCATGGCCTGGCTTGATACTGGCACTTGCGATTCTTTGCAGGAGGCAGCAGCTTATATACGCACTTTGGAACACAGACAGGCGTTAAAAGTTGGTTGTCCAGAAGAAGTGGCGTGGCGATTAGGATGGATTACAGCTGAGGATTTAGCTGAATTGGCACATCCTTTGCGGAAGAGTGGTTATGGGGATTATTTGCTTGATCTTCTTGAAAAACCACAGCCAAATATTGCAATGTCATAA
- a CDS encoding GNAT family N-acetyltransferase: MPSIKLIKHGRGAIGLRWLGLGPGLKPIRGLKKLKILFDDHAFWAENRDLISIKRLLAGSQVVISVWEKNRIVGFGRATTDGVYRAVLWDVIVPQDLQGKGLGKKIVDALLKSNSLKNVERIYLMTSNCSKFYNQFGFEKVNQQSLLLKKRPKQRTL; encoded by the coding sequence ATGCCTTCTATAAAACTGATTAAACATGGAAGAGGAGCTATAGGCCTCCGATGGTTAGGCCTAGGACCAGGCTTGAAACCTATAAGAGGGTTAAAAAAATTAAAAATTCTTTTTGATGACCATGCTTTTTGGGCTGAGAATCGTGACTTAATCAGCATCAAAAGACTACTTGCAGGCAGCCAAGTAGTAATCAGTGTGTGGGAGAAAAATAGAATTGTTGGGTTTGGCCGCGCTACAACTGATGGCGTCTACCGAGCTGTGCTATGGGACGTCATAGTTCCGCAGGACCTCCAAGGCAAAGGATTAGGTAAAAAAATAGTAGATGCGCTTTTGAAGTCCAATTCACTTAAAAACGTTGAAAGGATATATCTAATGACAAGTAATTGTTCTAAATTTTACAACCAATTTGGTTTCGAAAAAGTTAATCAACAAAGTCTGCTTTTAAAAAAGAGACCTAAACAAAGAACTCTGTGA
- the ribH gene encoding 6,7-dimethyl-8-ribityllumazine synthase, which yields MATIEGRFTEISTLRIAVVVARFNDLVTSKLLTGCLDCLERHGIDTSENSSQLDIAWVPGSFELPLVAQQLARKGSYQVIITLGAVIRGDTPHFDVVVAESSKGIASVSRETGIPIIFGVLTTDNMQQALERAGIKNNCGWNFALQALEMGSLMGEIESSKLAR from the coding sequence ATGGCTACAATTGAAGGACGTTTTACTGAAATCTCAACTTTACGCATAGCCGTAGTAGTTGCTCGATTTAATGACTTAGTCACTAGCAAGCTTCTTACTGGTTGTTTGGACTGTTTAGAAAGGCATGGTATTGATACTTCAGAAAATAGTTCTCAGCTTGATATTGCTTGGGTCCCAGGTTCCTTTGAATTACCACTTGTGGCTCAACAGTTGGCACGAAAAGGTAGTTATCAGGTCATCATTACTCTTGGGGCTGTAATTAGAGGTGATACGCCTCATTTTGATGTTGTAGTAGCTGAGTCAAGCAAGGGGATTGCTTCTGTTTCACGAGAGACAGGAATACCAATTATTTTTGGTGTACTCACAACAGACAATATGCAACAAGCTCTTGAGAGAGCTGGCATTAAGAATAATTGCGGGTGGAATTTTGCGCTGCAGGCTCTCGAAATGGGTTCGCTGATGGGGGAAATAGAATCGTCCAAGCTTGCAAGATGA
- the rfbB gene encoding dTDP-glucose 4,6-dehydratase, with translation MTIYSPEIFQINELLSDRQRILVTGGAGFIGGCLIRRLLTGSNVKVFNLDKCGYASNLKSIQQVGESSQRHELINVDLSDAGSIDEAIIYANPDIVFHLAAESHVDRSIDGPKTFLDSNVIGTFNLLQAIRKFWESLPPKRKGSFRLIHISTDEVFGSLGNTGYFSEDTPYNPSSPYAATKAASDHLVRAWNLTYGLPVVVTNCSNNYGPWQFPEKLIPLVILKALKGKQIPLYGDGMNTRDWLYVEDHVDALLLSAIKGEIGKSYCVGGNGECTNKQIVYSICSLLDAKIPNSAPHSSLISFVQDRPGHDFRYSIDSKKIQEELDWRPRHSLEEGLKNTVEWYCNNLSWCNDVVNKSGYDGQRMGHIN, from the coding sequence ATGACTATTTATTCTCCAGAAATATTTCAAATCAATGAGCTTCTTTCTGATAGGCAGCGAATTCTTGTAACGGGTGGAGCTGGCTTTATAGGAGGTTGCTTGATAAGGCGGTTATTAACAGGAAGCAATGTAAAAGTGTTTAATTTAGATAAGTGTGGTTATGCTAGTAATTTGAAAAGTATTCAGCAGGTTGGTGAATCATCACAACGTCATGAATTGATCAATGTAGATTTATCTGATGCAGGCTCGATTGATGAAGCGATTATTTATGCTAATCCAGATATAGTTTTTCATCTTGCGGCTGAGAGTCATGTTGATCGATCAATTGATGGACCAAAAACCTTTCTAGATAGCAATGTAATAGGCACCTTTAATCTTTTACAAGCTATTCGTAAATTTTGGGAGTCTTTACCTCCTAAAAGAAAGGGCTCTTTTCGGCTTATTCACATAAGTACGGATGAGGTTTTTGGATCTTTAGGTAATACAGGATATTTTTCTGAAGATACACCATATAACCCCAGCTCTCCTTATGCAGCTACTAAGGCGGCTAGCGATCACCTCGTTAGAGCTTGGAATCTTACTTATGGTTTACCCGTGGTTGTAACAAATTGCTCAAATAATTATGGCCCTTGGCAATTCCCAGAGAAGCTAATCCCATTGGTCATACTTAAGGCTTTAAAGGGAAAACAAATTCCCCTTTATGGAGATGGTATGAATACCAGAGATTGGCTTTATGTTGAGGATCACGTCGACGCGCTATTGTTATCAGCAATCAAAGGTGAGATAGGTAAAAGTTATTGTGTGGGGGGTAATGGTGAATGTACAAATAAGCAAATCGTTTATTCAATTTGTTCACTCCTCGATGCAAAAATACCTAATTCTGCTCCTCATAGTAGTTTGATTAGTTTTGTTCAAGATAGACCAGGCCATGATTTTCGATATTCAATTGATTCAAAAAAAATACAGGAAGAATTAGATTGGAGACCAAGGCATAGCTTAGAAGAAGGACTCAAAAATACAGTAGAGTGGTATTGTAATAATCTTAGTTGGTGTAATGATGTGGTAAATAAGTCTGGTTACGATGGACAACGAATGGGACATATAAATTAG
- the mutS gene encoding DNA mismatch repair protein MutS: MAGDDKALQGSLFGDSPEESFVTEDLQKPNLNDISDLAEKDLVLDAEQRPRTRKDPISTDKKTLLKNPIQDNLEPSWSHHTLVEVELLTPVLKHYVELKKANPERILLYRLGDFFECFFEDAILLSQLLELTLTGKDGGKSIGRVPMAGIPHHAAERYCSELIRKGKSIALCDQLERTPSKGNLLKRGITRVLTPGTILEEELLTASRNNWLAAVIVEEKPQTKTFVWGFACADVSTGEFLVTQQESESELFQSLAQIEAAEILVSEHTKGANHSWCPRDIHVTKIGNTPFTYPEAEKRLKETYNLSNLDFLGLQEVPLAFRAAGGLLSYLNTTKPINGELKVSKESVPNLDLPKITFKNESLKLDAQTRRNLEITSTQRKGQFFGSLLWAIDQTLTAMGARCLRRWLENPLINIEKIKARQAIISWLVKQKHARKSLRKILKPMGDLERLAGRSSAGQSSPRDLIAIADGIERLPYLSRELPSKDAIGPNFIKDLAKVNPKLIEVASIIRESIIENPPLSLSDGGIIYDGVDKILDGLRNQIDDQEKWLNSQENIERKNSNIANLRLQYHRTFGYFLAVSKAKAKAVPEHWIRRQTLANEERFVTPVLKSREEKIFQLKARCTQREYDVFCQVREKVSKYTSEIRNAARAVAGLDAIVSLAEVAATNGYCQPEILEPLKTENKRILHLEDSRHPVVEQLLVNESFIPNDLRLGEGTELIILTGPNASGKSCYLRQIGLIQLLAQIGSWIPAKKARISIADQIFTRVGAVDDLAAGQSTFIVEMAETAYILHHATDRSLVLLDEIGRGTATYDGLSIAWAVSQFLAEILCSKTIFATHYHELNHLAKQIKNVENFQVLVEETGNDLLFLHRVVPGGANKSYGIEAARLAGVPKKVLNHAKKILHQLENGEGVKTITAKQISIKNSLTSAA; the protein is encoded by the coding sequence ATGGCTGGCGATGATAAAGCCCTGCAAGGCAGCCTATTTGGGGATTCTCCTGAAGAATCATTCGTTACGGAAGACCTCCAAAAACCCAATTTGAACGATATTTCTGATCTTGCAGAAAAAGATCTTGTTTTAGATGCTGAACAAAGACCAAGGACAAGGAAGGACCCCATCTCAACAGACAAAAAAACCCTTTTAAAAAACCCTATCCAAGACAATCTCGAGCCTTCATGGTCTCACCACACTTTGGTTGAAGTCGAGCTCTTAACACCGGTCCTTAAGCATTACGTAGAACTGAAAAAAGCTAATCCAGAAAGAATATTGCTCTATAGGTTAGGAGACTTCTTTGAATGCTTTTTCGAAGATGCAATCCTTCTTTCACAACTGCTTGAACTAACTCTCACAGGAAAAGACGGAGGCAAATCTATTGGAAGAGTTCCCATGGCAGGCATTCCTCACCATGCCGCTGAAAGATATTGCTCTGAATTGATACGAAAAGGTAAAAGTATTGCTCTCTGCGACCAGTTAGAAAGGACACCTTCTAAAGGAAATTTATTAAAAAGAGGCATTACAAGAGTTCTAACACCAGGTACCATTCTGGAAGAAGAGCTATTAACTGCAAGTCGCAACAATTGGTTGGCAGCAGTGATAGTTGAAGAAAAGCCACAAACTAAAACATTTGTATGGGGATTCGCCTGTGCTGACGTGAGCACGGGCGAGTTCTTAGTAACTCAACAGGAATCAGAATCAGAACTTTTTCAATCTTTAGCACAGATAGAAGCTGCTGAAATTCTCGTATCAGAACACACAAAAGGAGCGAATCATTCCTGGTGTCCGCGGGATATACATGTCACAAAAATTGGAAATACTCCTTTTACTTACCCTGAAGCAGAAAAAAGATTAAAAGAGACATATAACCTTTCGAATCTAGATTTTCTTGGTCTACAAGAGGTTCCTCTTGCATTTAGAGCCGCGGGAGGATTACTAAGTTACCTAAATACAACTAAGCCTATTAATGGTGAATTAAAAGTAAGCAAAGAGTCCGTACCAAATCTTGATCTACCAAAGATAACCTTCAAAAATGAGTCATTAAAGTTAGATGCCCAAACCAGACGAAATCTTGAAATAACATCAACACAAAGGAAGGGCCAATTTTTTGGTTCTTTACTTTGGGCTATTGATCAAACGCTCACAGCAATGGGAGCAAGATGTCTCCGACGATGGTTGGAAAATCCACTGATTAATATCGAGAAAATTAAGGCGCGACAGGCAATTATTAGTTGGTTAGTCAAACAAAAACACGCTCGTAAATCGCTTCGTAAAATTCTTAAGCCTATGGGTGATCTTGAACGATTAGCAGGTCGCTCTAGTGCAGGTCAAAGTAGTCCTAGAGACCTAATTGCTATTGCTGATGGCATTGAAAGATTGCCATATCTTTCAAGAGAATTGCCATCGAAAGATGCAATTGGGCCTAATTTCATCAAAGACTTAGCAAAAGTTAATCCTAAATTAATAGAAGTTGCATCTATAATTCGAGAAAGTATTATCGAAAATCCACCATTAAGCCTAAGCGATGGAGGTATTATTTATGATGGCGTAGATAAAATTTTAGATGGATTAAGAAACCAAATTGATGACCAAGAAAAATGGCTAAATAGTCAAGAAAATATAGAAAGAAAGAATAGCAATATAGCGAACCTTAGACTTCAATATCACAGGACATTTGGTTATTTTTTAGCAGTAAGTAAAGCCAAAGCTAAAGCAGTTCCTGAACATTGGATTAGAAGGCAAACACTTGCCAATGAGGAACGCTTTGTAACACCAGTATTAAAGTCGAGAGAAGAAAAGATTTTTCAACTTAAAGCACGTTGCACACAACGTGAGTATGACGTCTTTTGTCAGGTAAGAGAAAAAGTCAGCAAATATACAAGCGAAATTCGCAATGCGGCTAGAGCTGTAGCTGGATTAGATGCAATTGTTAGTTTGGCAGAAGTGGCAGCTACGAATGGATACTGCCAGCCAGAAATTTTAGAGCCTTTAAAAACAGAGAACAAACGCATCTTGCATCTTGAAGATTCTAGACATCCAGTTGTAGAGCAATTATTAGTCAATGAATCTTTTATTCCAAATGATCTACGGCTTGGTGAAGGAACAGAACTAATAATACTTACAGGCCCAAATGCGAGTGGGAAAAGCTGTTATCTTAGACAAATAGGGTTAATACAATTGTTGGCACAAATAGGAAGTTGGATACCTGCAAAGAAAGCACGCATTAGCATTGCTGACCAAATATTTACTAGGGTAGGGGCTGTTGATGATCTTGCTGCAGGGCAATCAACTTTCATTGTTGAAATGGCTGAAACAGCCTATATCCTTCATCACGCAACTGATAGATCACTAGTTTTGCTAGACGAAATAGGAAGAGGAACTGCCACTTATGATGGTTTATCAATAGCTTGGGCTGTAAGTCAATTCCTAGCGGAAATTCTTTGTTCTAAAACAATTTTTGCTACCCACTATCACGAGCTAAATCATTTAGCAAAGCAAATCAAAAATGTAGAGAACTTCCAAGTTCTTGTTGAAGAAACTGGTAACGATCTTCTATTCCTTCATCGTGTTGTTCCTGGAGGAGCCAACAAAAGCTATGGCATTGAAGCAGCACGCTTAGCAGGGGTACCCAAAAAAGTTTTAAATCATGCAAAAAAAATCTTACATCAACTCGAAAATGGTGAAGGAGTGAAGACAATTACAGCAAAACAAATCTCCATTAAAAATTCACTTACGAGTGCAGCATAA
- a CDS encoding class I SAM-dependent methyltransferase, with product MLLDFGHTIDGVNDKGLSNLFNKLTNIAIRLFNYARSINFIRDKWLYNEYIKNNKIRKLHIGCGRSLIKGWLNTDYYGGKDIMRLDATKKFPFKDNEFDYIFSEHMIEHISYNDATKMLKECFRILKPGGKIRISTPDIRKIITLFNPKTETHKSYIEWSIENWCCNKYPKVFSPAFVVNNYVRDWGHQFIYDIETLELNLSIAGFVDIPKKTLSISESSDVNLSLLENEARMPPGFLEFETITLEGLKP from the coding sequence ATGTTGTTAGATTTTGGCCATACAATCGATGGGGTAAACGATAAAGGGCTTTCAAACTTGTTTAACAAACTTACAAATATCGCAATTAGGCTGTTTAATTATGCTCGCTCCATAAACTTTATCAGAGATAAATGGTTATATAATGAGTATATCAAAAACAATAAAATTCGTAAGTTACATATTGGATGTGGTAGAAGCCTAATTAAAGGTTGGCTAAATACTGATTATTATGGCGGTAAAGATATTATGAGATTAGACGCAACTAAGAAATTCCCTTTTAAAGATAATGAGTTTGATTATATATTTAGTGAGCACATGATAGAACATATATCCTATAATGATGCAACTAAGATGTTGAAAGAGTGCTTTAGAATACTTAAACCAGGCGGTAAAATTAGAATCTCAACCCCTGATATTAGAAAAATAATCACCTTATTCAATCCAAAAACTGAAACCCATAAAAGTTATATTGAATGGTCGATTGAGAATTGGTGTTGTAATAAATATCCAAAAGTTTTTAGCCCTGCTTTTGTAGTTAACAATTATGTTCGTGACTGGGGACATCAATTTATATATGACATAGAAACACTTGAATTAAATTTATCGATAGCTGGCTTTGTTGATATTCCCAAAAAGACATTATCTATTTCTGAAAGCTCGGATGTTAATTTAAGCCTTCTGGAGAATGAAGCAAGAATGCCTCCTGGATTTCTTGAATTTGAGACAATAACTTTAGAGGGACTGAAACCATAA
- a CDS encoding precorrin-8X methylmutase, whose product MKSPDHPIFIKSVQFIRERLDSTGLDPLQQEVLERLIHSSGDFALMDSLRFSASSCEIGVNALLAGASILVDTGMAHAGVEAMARRTLGTSVYCSLNWATDLDNEAVTRSARGMTIAWQELTKKSDFGPAPIVLIGSAPTALNALLDLVEKGFAKPSLVIGMPVGFIGVSQSKTRLAATDLANIRLTGSRGGAGLAAATLNALLRAAYLKMN is encoded by the coding sequence GTGAAGAGTCCAGATCATCCAATTTTTATAAAGAGTGTTCAGTTCATTCGAGAGAGGCTGGACTCAACAGGTTTGGATCCATTGCAACAAGAAGTACTTGAGCGGTTAATCCATAGCAGTGGTGACTTTGCTCTTATGGATTCGCTTCGCTTTAGTGCGTCTTCATGTGAGATTGGTGTAAATGCTTTATTAGCAGGGGCATCGATTCTTGTGGACACGGGAATGGCTCATGCAGGCGTAGAGGCTATGGCGAGACGTACTTTAGGTACCTCAGTTTATTGTTCTCTCAACTGGGCAACTGATTTAGATAACGAAGCCGTCACAAGATCTGCTAGAGGTATGACAATAGCCTGGCAAGAACTTACAAAGAAGTCGGACTTTGGGCCTGCTCCTATTGTTTTAATAGGAAGTGCACCTACTGCGTTAAATGCATTACTTGATTTAGTTGAAAAAGGCTTTGCAAAACCAAGTTTAGTAATAGGAATGCCTGTTGGGTTTATAGGGGTTTCACAGAGCAAAACAAGATTGGCTGCTACTGACTTGGCGAATATTCGACTGACGGGGAGCCGGGGGGGTGCAGGGTTAGCTGCAGCAACACTAAATGCTTTGCTTAGAGCAGCATATTTAAAGATGAATTAA
- a CDS encoding ABC transporter ATP-binding protein encodes MKALPAKRKRALVGLIPVAFIAGLADVLVIAAVSRLFTVFVGSPNRPSLPFTDLIPADPRIKALGLVIAFIGLSWFSSFTKLLLRSWQFRLKSGIWRDLSEMAQRKILGQRYEYFLGKDNSELSATILVNIERVSERLILPLLQLISGLFLISFLFTAIIFVEKLVAFVLIGCLILSYVAITLSITPFIRFSSRQRVTLLKQTNNVLNDSLRTILDVQLTGSEEFFQKRYASAWRSSIPFIWKGEALPEMPRALLEPLGITLIFSIGMLPILSNSDPSNLLKIIPFLATIAVSSLKLTPPLQDCFRAFTSIRSAMADLEETLKLIELKTNRLTLGSLGVPSPRGIAPKYNIKLNHIDYKYPSRDQLVLKDINITIPVGGRVAFVGATGSGKTTAANQLLCLLRPTKGSLQLDGIDVSEADIPAWQANCAYVPQSITLLNSNVLENIAYGKDPSKVDKDQIWDALQAAQLADLVSELPLGLFTHIGENGIRLSGGQRQRLALARAFYRNSKLLVLDEATSALDNKTEAEVMDAIEVIGRRCTLVIIAHRLSTVIRSDFIYEFEEGRIKDSGRFEELRKTSTSFKNLTYLEQTESKS; translated from the coding sequence ATGAAGGCACTACCGGCTAAGCGTAAGCGTGCTCTCGTAGGCTTGATCCCAGTAGCCTTTATCGCAGGCCTTGCAGACGTACTTGTTATAGCAGCCGTTTCTAGACTATTTACCGTATTTGTCGGGTCTCCAAATCGTCCATCTTTACCATTTACAGACCTTATTCCAGCCGACCCACGCATCAAAGCCTTAGGACTTGTCATTGCATTCATAGGATTGAGTTGGTTCTCTTCATTCACAAAGCTTTTACTAAGATCTTGGCAATTTCGTTTGAAATCAGGTATTTGGCGAGACCTCTCAGAAATGGCCCAAAGGAAAATACTAGGTCAGAGGTATGAATATTTTCTAGGAAAAGATAATAGCGAGTTGTCGGCAACTATATTAGTAAATATAGAACGAGTATCGGAAAGGTTAATACTACCCTTATTGCAATTAATAAGCGGTTTATTTCTAATAAGTTTTCTTTTTACAGCAATCATATTTGTCGAGAAACTCGTAGCCTTTGTGTTAATAGGATGTTTAATCCTCAGCTATGTGGCTATAACTCTAAGTATTACTCCTTTTATACGTTTTTCATCGAGACAACGCGTAACTCTTCTCAAGCAGACAAATAACGTATTGAATGATTCTCTAAGAACCATTCTTGATGTGCAATTAACAGGTTCAGAAGAATTCTTTCAGAAAAGATATGCATCTGCTTGGCGTTCTAGTATTCCTTTTATTTGGAAAGGTGAAGCATTACCAGAAATGCCAAGAGCTCTCTTAGAGCCTCTTGGGATAACCCTAATCTTTAGCATTGGAATGCTCCCAATATTGAGCAATTCTGATCCATCTAACTTATTAAAGATAATACCTTTTCTAGCTACTATTGCCGTTTCCTCTTTAAAGCTAACACCTCCGCTTCAGGATTGTTTTCGAGCTTTCACATCGATTCGATCAGCAATGGCTGACCTTGAAGAGACACTTAAACTGATTGAATTAAAAACCAACAGGCTTACTTTAGGGTCACTAGGTGTACCTTCTCCAAGAGGAATAGCACCTAAATACAATATAAAGTTAAACCATATTGATTATAAATACCCATCCAGAGATCAACTAGTTCTCAAAGACATAAATATAACAATCCCTGTTGGAGGAAGAGTAGCCTTTGTTGGTGCAACCGGTAGCGGCAAAACTACTGCTGCCAATCAACTTCTTTGCTTACTTCGACCAACCAAAGGTTCATTACAACTAGATGGGATTGATGTTTCTGAAGCAGATATACCTGCTTGGCAGGCAAATTGTGCTTATGTTCCTCAATCTATAACCCTGCTGAATAGCAATGTTCTAGAGAATATTGCCTATGGAAAAGACCCAAGCAAGGTGGACAAAGATCAAATCTGGGATGCTTTGCAAGCTGCTCAATTAGCAGATTTAGTCTCCGAACTACCGTTAGGGCTATTTACGCATATAGGTGAAAATGGTATTCGGCTATCAGGGGGACAAAGACAAAGGCTTGCATTAGCAAGAGCCTTTTATCGCAATTCAAAATTATTAGTCTTGGATGAAGCAACAAGTGCATTAGATAATAAAACTGAGGCTGAAGTAATGGATGCCATAGAAGTTATTGGACGCAGATGTACTTTAGTCATTATTGCTCATCGCCTTTCTACTGTTATTAGATCTGACTTTATATATGAATTCGAGGAAGGAAGAATAAAGGATTCCGGTCGATTTGAAGAACTACGCAAAACCTCAACAAGCTTCAAAAATCTCACATACTTAGAGCAAACAGAATCTAAATCATGA
- the psbZ gene encoding photosystem II reaction center protein PsbZ, translating into MNTISFIAANALLFASLILVVAVPLLFASDTESYGSRSRNIRLIENGCGIWFHILLVNGLISEYVAHQLVGVSF; encoded by the coding sequence ATGAACACTATTAGTTTTATCGCTGCAAACGCGCTTTTATTTGCGTCTCTGATTCTTGTCGTGGCAGTACCACTGCTGTTTGCCTCAGATACAGAAAGTTATGGCAGTCGATCCAGGAATATTCGATTGATCGAGAATGGTTGTGGAATTTGGTTCCATATTTTGCTCGTCAATGGTTTGATTTCTGAGTATGTCGCACATCAGTTGGTCGGGGTTTCTTTTTAG